The Alosa alosa isolate M-15738 ecotype Scorff River chromosome 9, AALO_Geno_1.1, whole genome shotgun sequence genome includes a region encoding these proteins:
- the LOC125301063 gene encoding retinol dehydrogenase 13-like isoform X1, whose protein sequence is MSKYILPVSVFGTAFGCAVLLQNYVTGGPCPSKAKIPGKTIVITGANTGIGKETARELARRGGRIIMGCRDMEKCEAAAREIRGKTLNKHVYARHIDLASIKSIKAFVQKIKEEEEHVDVLINNAGVMRCPAWKTEDGFDMQFGVNYLGHFLLTNLLLDKLKASTPSRIINLSSVAHVTGEVDFDDLNWDCRKFDTRKAYSQSKLAIVLFTRELAKRLEGTGVTVNALHPGVVGTDLGRHTGMHQSQLSSTVLSPFFYLFVKSPTLGAQSSVYLAVAKELEGISGRYYDVMTEKDPAPQALDERMSERLWNASVTLLGLNGQTVSHAHPTSQSAIATVSPELTKTNPVFTTTTSEPVKSTCLDKP, encoded by the exons ATGAGCAAATACATTCTCCCCGTGTCAGTGTTTGGCACGGCGTTTGGCTGTGCGGTTCTCCTTCA GAATTATGTTACTGGGGGTCCATGTCCATCTAAAGCCAAGATCCCTGGGAAGACCATTGTCATCACAGGTGCTAACACAGGCATTGGCAAGGAGACTGCCCGGGAGTTGGCCAGGAGAG GTGGCAGGATTATTATGGGATGTCGTGACATGGAGAAGTGTGAAGCAGCAGCTCGTGAGATCAGAGGAAAGACACTGAACAAACATGTGTATGCCAGACACATTGACCTCGCCTCCATCAAATCTATAAAGGCTTTTGTCCAAAAGATCAAGGAGG AGGAGGAACATGTGGATGTGTTAATAAATAATGCAGGAGTAATGCGCTGTCCGGCATGGAAGACAGAAGATGGATTTGACATGCAGTTTGGGGTCAACTATCTCG GTCACTTCCTGTTGACCAATCTCCTACTGGATAAGCTGAAAGCATCCACCCCTAGCAGGATCATTAACCTGTCATCTGTGGCTCATGTCACTGGGGAGGTGGACTTCGATGACCTGAACTGGGACTGCCGAAAGTTTGACACGAGGAAAGCATACAGCCAGAGCAAACTTGCTATTGTACTCTTCACACGAGAGCTTGCTAAGAGATTAGAGG GTACTGGTGTTACTGTCAATGCCTTACATCCAGGAGTAGTTGGCACAGACTTGGGGAGACACACCGGCATGCACCAGTCACAGCTTTCCAGCACAGTGCTTT caCCGTTTTTCTACTTGTTTGTGAAGTCTCCCACACTTGGGGCTCAGTCTAGTGTCTACCTAGCCGTTGCTAAGGAGTTGGAGGGTATTTCTGGCCGTTACTATGATGTGATGACTGAGAAGGATCCGGCCCCACAGGCACTTGATGAGAGAATGTCTGAGCGACTGTGGAATGCCAGTGTCACACTGCTGGGACTCAACGGACAAACAGTCTCACATGCACATCCTACGTCTCAGAGTGCCATAGCAACAGTGTCTCCTGAACTCACAAAGACAAATCCAGTCTTTACCACCACAACATCTGAGCCAGTCAAATCGACATGTTTGGACAAGCCCTAA
- the lrrc41 gene encoding leucine-rich repeat-containing protein 41, producing MAKVETSGKSAAVESLVQTCIKLVCQHMSVLEERISDLPASLLKDILPHLNIVYLDRIESAVQSKGISTSFVWEFIFKDLVKTWRCRPMVSQPYCDWKQKSLERLFHVALYTHNRGDKKYLSNLSEQTVLSMTVSYVQTLSVVSRKVCRLASVELKPILSELERGAGCLKLLDRWSPWTGVEKDLLYILHRLLDHGSVKDVEMGRCYGLDLQNWITTRCRRPEGVGPLHLSQESVELPVAGTSSSIQVTQPCGSDASSTGLQRSGTAMEEVACKRRRITWLWDMPTEFPCDTFLPKCGPICPKGQINSLDMQVTPFEIINVVSPSLPFWRCLHTLHLHNERLFKDSDLQVLVNSLQMLCSKPGCILQDLSMAVNDHTPVDAVLEACPSLRSLSLDVFPPAPGSCNKLIPMRALKPLEPKVFLLEKLSVKSSHGKVQVDMEGLLTTLRQTPNLRSLHVSGIHPASPILSTLAESNKTLKSLTLDDINLASCHCEILHLLENSLLQDICLKDCQLLDKCTTNEDFLVPFVKTLKGLCSLQSLALPENRLAKSVKDLAELFSGNSPSSILKLDLSSNYILPADLLEFSTLLSLHKRSHHPSSRLILDLRLNPLDRDQDVKERALRSLIPFCHILTDSWDSRSTMADHISMM from the exons ATGGCTAAAGTGGAAACAAGTGGAAAATCTGCAGCTGTTGAAAGCCTGGTTCAAACATGTATCAAACTTGTTTGTCAGCATATGTCTGTTCTTGAGGAAAGGATTTCGG ATTTACCGGCCAGCCTTCTTAAAGACATTCTTCCTCATCTTAACATCGTTTACCTCGACAGAATTGAGTCAGCAGTTCAAAGCAAAG GAATTTCCACGTCATTTGTGTGGGAATTCATATTCAAAGATCTGGTCAAGACTTGGCGTTGCAGACCAATG GTTTCTCAGCCTTATTGTGACTGGAAGCAGAAATCCCTGGAGAGGCTCTTCCATGtagcactgtacacacacaacagaggggACAAAAAGTATCTGTCAAACCTCAGTGAGCAGACTGTCCTCTCCATGACTGTCTCCTATGTCCAGACTCTGTCAGTCGTGTCCAGGAAGGTGTGCCGGCTAGCTTCTGTGGAGCTTAAGCCCATCTTATCTGAGctagagagaggagcagggtgTCTCAAGCTGCTAGATCGTTGGAGTCCATGGACTGGAGTGGAGAAAGACTTGCTGTACATCCTCCATCGCCTCCTCGACCACGGCTCTGTGAAGGACGTCGAGATGGGACGATGCTATGGTCTTGATCTTCAGAACTGGATTACCACCAGGTGTAGAAGACCTGAAGGAGTGGGACCACTCCATTTAAGCCAGGAGTCCGTTGAGCTGCCTGTTGCAGGCACCTCCTCCAGCATCCAGGTCACACAGCCCTGTGGTTCAGACGCCAGCTCCACTGGCCTCCAGCGCAGTGGCACTGCCATGGAGGAGGTGGCATGTAAACGTCGGAGGATTACTTGGCTCTGGGACATGCCCACGGAATTCCCCTGTGACACGTTTCTGCCTAAGTGTGGCCCCATATGCCCAAAAGGACAGATAAACTCGCTTGACATGCAAGTGACCCCCTTTGAAATCATTAATGTGGTGTCACCATCCCTACCCTTCTGGCGCTGTCTGCACACCCTTCATCTTCACAATGAGA GACTGTTCAAGGACTCTGATCTGCAGGTGTTGGTGAATTCTCTCCAGATGTTGTGTAGCAAGCCAGGCTGCATCCTCCAAGATCTTTCCATGGCTGTTAACGACCACACGCCTGTTGATGCAGTTTTGGAGGCCTGCCCCTCActtaggtctctctctctggacgtCTTCCCTCCAGCACCAGGCTCATGCAACAAACTTATACCTATGAGGGCCCTGAAGCCACTAGAACCTAAAG TGTTTTTATTGGAGAAGCTGTCAGTGAAATCTTCCCATGGAAAAGTTCAAGTAGATATGGAGGGCCTTCTGACTACACTGAGACAAACACCAAATCTCCGCAGTCTCCATGTGTCAGGGATCCACCCGGCTTCACCTATACTCAGCACACTGGCAG AGTCAAATAAAACCTTGAAGTCACTTACATTGGATGACATCAATTTGGCCAGCTGTCATTGTGAAATTCTTCATCTCTTGGAGAACTCTTTGCTGCAAG ACATATGCTTGAAAGACTGTCAGCTACTTGACAAATGCACTACGAATGAAGACTTTCTTGTGCCCTTTGTGAAGACACTCAAGGGGCTGTGTTCTCTACAGTCTCTTGCACTGCCTGAAAATCGACTGG CCAAAAGTGTGAAAGATTTAGCAGAACTATTCTCAGGAAACTCTCCAAGCAGTATACTGAAACTGGATCTCAg CTCAAATTACATCTTGCCTGCTGACCTGCTTGAGTTCAGCACCTTACTAAGTTTACATAAGAGGTCCCACCACCCCAGTTCGAGACTGATTCTGGACCTCCGGTTAAACCCATTGGACCGGGATCAGGATGTGAAGGAGCGAGCGCTGAGGTCTCTCATTCCCTTCTGCCACATACTCACAGACAGCTGGGACTCCAGGTCCACCATGGCAGATCACATTAGTATGATGTAA
- the LOC125301063 gene encoding retinol dehydrogenase 13-like isoform X2: MGCRDMEKCEAAAREIRGKTLNKHVYARHIDLASIKSIKAFVQKIKEEEEHVDVLINNAGVMRCPAWKTEDGFDMQFGVNYLGHFLLTNLLLDKLKASTPSRIINLSSVAHVTGEVDFDDLNWDCRKFDTRKAYSQSKLAIVLFTRELAKRLEGTGVTVNALHPGVVGTDLGRHTGMHQSQLSSTVLSPFFYLFVKSPTLGAQSSVYLAVAKELEGISGRYYDVMTEKDPAPQALDERMSERLWNASVTLLGLNGQTVSHAHPTSQSAIATVSPELTKTNPVFTTTTSEPVKSTCLDKP, encoded by the exons ATGGGATGTCGTGACATGGAGAAGTGTGAAGCAGCAGCTCGTGAGATCAGAGGAAAGACACTGAACAAACATGTGTATGCCAGACACATTGACCTCGCCTCCATCAAATCTATAAAGGCTTTTGTCCAAAAGATCAAGGAGG AGGAGGAACATGTGGATGTGTTAATAAATAATGCAGGAGTAATGCGCTGTCCGGCATGGAAGACAGAAGATGGATTTGACATGCAGTTTGGGGTCAACTATCTCG GTCACTTCCTGTTGACCAATCTCCTACTGGATAAGCTGAAAGCATCCACCCCTAGCAGGATCATTAACCTGTCATCTGTGGCTCATGTCACTGGGGAGGTGGACTTCGATGACCTGAACTGGGACTGCCGAAAGTTTGACACGAGGAAAGCATACAGCCAGAGCAAACTTGCTATTGTACTCTTCACACGAGAGCTTGCTAAGAGATTAGAGG GTACTGGTGTTACTGTCAATGCCTTACATCCAGGAGTAGTTGGCACAGACTTGGGGAGACACACCGGCATGCACCAGTCACAGCTTTCCAGCACAGTGCTTT caCCGTTTTTCTACTTGTTTGTGAAGTCTCCCACACTTGGGGCTCAGTCTAGTGTCTACCTAGCCGTTGCTAAGGAGTTGGAGGGTATTTCTGGCCGTTACTATGATGTGATGACTGAGAAGGATCCGGCCCCACAGGCACTTGATGAGAGAATGTCTGAGCGACTGTGGAATGCCAGTGTCACACTGCTGGGACTCAACGGACAAACAGTCTCACATGCACATCCTACGTCTCAGAGTGCCATAGCAACAGTGTCTCCTGAACTCACAAAGACAAATCCAGTCTTTACCACCACAACATCTGAGCCAGTCAAATCGACATGTTTGGACAAGCCCTAA